A stretch of DNA from Candidatus Pantoea bituminis:
TGCCCGCACCGGTACGTTACAGCGTGTATGGCCTGGTGATCCCTTGGGGCATTTTTACCCTGGTGATTTACGGCATGATCCTGATCGGCGGGTTCGTGCAATCCTGGGGGCTCAATAATAATCTCACTCTCGATCACTATATTCACGCCTTCAGCGTCAGCGTCAGTGATGGCAGCCTGATATGGAGCGGCGTGGCGTGGAACTCGTTCTGGACCACGCTGGAGATCGCCTTGATTGCTGCGCCGCTCACCGCCATTGTTGGCCTGCTTACCGCCTGGCTGATTGTACGGCAGAAATTTGCGGGGCGGCAGACGTTTGAATTCATGTTGATGTTGAGCTTCGCCATCCCCGGCACCGTTATCGGCGTCAGCTACGTCATGGCTTACAACTTGCCGCCGCTGGAAATCACCGGCACCGCGATGATCCTGATTGCCTGCTTCGTCTTCCGCAATATGCCGGTCGGCGTGCGTGGTGGCATTGCGGCCATGAGCCAGCTCGATAAAAGTCTTGATGAAGCTTCATTAACTCTGGGTGCCAACAGTTTCCGCACCTTACGCAAAGTGGTGCTGCCGCTGCTCAAACCGGCAATCAGCGCGGCGCTGGTGTATGCCTTCGTGCGCGCCATCACCTCCATCAGTGCCGTGATTTTTCTGGTCAGCGCCCAATACAACATGGCGACGTCTTACATCGTCGGGCTGGTTGAAAACGGTGAGTATGGCGTCGCCATTGCTTATTCATCCGTGTTGATTGTGGTGATGTTAGTCATTATCGGCGCGTTTCAGCTGCTGGTGGGCGAACGCCGCTTACGTCGCAGCACCCGCAGCGTGGACGTTCCCACGCCGCCCCCTTCGGTATTAACTCAGGAGCGAATCGTATGATCTCACCCGGATCGGTTGTTTTTGAACATGTCTCCAAACGCTTCGCCGGATTCACCGCGCTACCCGATCTCTCCTTAACGGTTGAGCCGGGTACGCTGGTCACGTTGCTGGGGCCTTCCGGCTGTGGGAAAACCACCACGTTGCGGCTGCTGGCCGGGCTGGAGCATCCCACCTCGGGCCGCATTTTGATTGGGGGTAAAGATGTTACGCAGTTGCCGGCCAACGAAAGGGATGTGGCGATGGTGTTTCAATCCTATGCGCTGTTTCCGCATATGAACGCCTTAGACAATGTCATGTATGGGCTGCTTTCCTCTGGGCTCACCAAGCGGGAAGCGCAGGATCGGGCGCGTGAAGGGTTGAAGCTGGTTGGGCTGGAGCATCAGGGAGAGCGGCTGCCCTCGGAGTTATCCGGTGGGCAACAGCAGCGTATCGCGGTGGCGCGAGCGTTGGTGCTGGAGCCGCAGGTGCTGTTACTGGATGAACCCTTATCCAACCTGGATGAACGGTTAAGAAGGCGAGTACGTACCGATATTCGTGATCTGCAACAGCGGCTGGGATTTAC
This window harbors:
- a CDS encoding ABC transporter ATP-binding protein, with amino-acid sequence MISPGSVVFEHVSKRFAGFTALPDLSLTVEPGTLVTLLGPSGCGKTTTLRLLAGLEHPTSGRILIGGKDVTQLPANERDVAMVFQSYALFPHMNALDNVMYGLLSSGLTKREAQDRAREGLKLVGLEHQGERLPSELSGGQQQRIAVARALVLEPQVLLLDEPLSNLDERLRRRVRTDIRDLQQRLGFTAVYVTHDQEEALAVSDKIIVMKEGDIAQQGAPETLYHSPSSVFIADFMGEANIVPCEVEQLEGSEALVRIGSQQYRIRGEGAQKGAAQLAVRPQFITLRGEGTGALKGEITHSTWLGNHIEYEVQTELGSLFIVDSMMEQRLALSTRVAVDFKPQGLALIAR